In the Bordetella genomosp. 10 genome, one interval contains:
- a CDS encoding response regulator, producing MRVLVVEDNQLVAKGLMSGLRLHDFTPHHAGSAAQAESAVALAPFDICVLDLGLPDGDGIDLLTKWRALGVRLPTLILSARDAVDHRIRGLRAGADDYLVKPFDLDELVARLHAIARRANGHADDTIRHGRLTCNVAAGKVWLDDEEVELPRRELTLLMSFLKHPDHILSTGQLHDSIYGMDEAVASNALNVHIHHLRRKLGADIIQTVRGLGYRLGEAGE from the coding sequence ATGCGAGTCCTTGTCGTCGAAGATAATCAACTGGTCGCCAAAGGCCTGATGTCAGGCCTGCGCCTGCATGATTTCACGCCTCATCATGCCGGGTCCGCGGCCCAGGCCGAGTCCGCCGTCGCGCTTGCGCCGTTCGACATCTGCGTGCTCGATCTGGGCCTGCCCGACGGCGACGGCATAGACCTGCTGACGAAATGGCGGGCCCTGGGCGTCAGGCTGCCCACGCTGATACTCTCCGCGCGGGACGCGGTGGATCATCGCATTCGCGGACTGCGCGCGGGCGCGGACGATTATCTGGTCAAGCCGTTCGATCTCGACGAACTGGTGGCTCGCCTGCATGCCATCGCGCGGCGCGCCAACGGCCATGCCGACGATACGATCCGGCACGGGCGCCTGACCTGCAACGTCGCGGCGGGCAAGGTGTGGCTCGATGACGAAGAAGTCGAGCTGCCCCGGCGGGAACTGACGCTGCTGATGTCCTTCCTGAAGCATCCCGATCACATTCTCAGCACGGGCCAACTGCACGACAGCATCTACGGGATGGACGAAGCCGTCGCGAGCAATGCCTTGAACGTGCACATCCATCATCTGCGCCGCAAACTGGGGGCGGACATCATCCAGACCGTGCGGGGCCTGGGCTATCGGCTGGGCGAGGCCGGCGAATGA
- a CDS encoding aldolase — MSEQLRSKAYFDKRASEEMSRHLKEANRSVSENLAYACRILAMTGQEAGLAGQITARSDKPNAYWTLRFGLGFDEATADDFVEVDQDLNTITGEGMANPATRFHLWVYQARPDVQSIIHTHSPWATTLATARQPLVVAQMDMAPLYDDCAFLGEWPGVPIADQEGVIISGALGNKKAIILAHHGYLTAGNSVQEATYLSVYLERAARLQVRAQAFGPLTPVDAKLAREAHDYLLKRSIVNATFDYWARQTTRYPGLK, encoded by the coding sequence ATGAGCGAGCAGCTTCGCAGCAAGGCGTATTTCGATAAACGCGCTTCCGAGGAGATGTCCCGGCATCTCAAGGAGGCGAATCGCTCCGTCAGCGAGAACCTGGCGTATGCCTGTCGCATCCTGGCCATGACGGGGCAGGAGGCGGGGCTCGCGGGCCAGATCACGGCGCGGTCCGACAAGCCCAACGCATACTGGACCTTGCGTTTCGGCCTGGGGTTCGACGAGGCGACCGCGGACGATTTCGTCGAAGTCGACCAGGACCTGAACACGATCACCGGCGAGGGAATGGCGAATCCCGCCACGCGATTCCACCTCTGGGTCTACCAGGCGAGGCCGGACGTCCAGTCCATCATCCACACCCATTCGCCCTGGGCCACGACGCTCGCCACCGCGCGGCAGCCCCTGGTCGTCGCCCAGATGGACATGGCGCCCCTGTACGACGATTGCGCGTTTCTCGGCGAATGGCCCGGCGTGCCCATCGCGGACCAGGAAGGGGTCATCATTTCCGGCGCGCTGGGGAACAAGAAGGCCATCATCCTCGCGCACCATGGCTATCTGACCGCCGGAAATTCCGTCCAGGAAGCCACCTATCTTTCCGTCTACCTGGAGCGCGCCGCGCGATTGCAGGTGCGCGCCCAGGCCTTCGGACCCTTGACGCCCGTCGATGCAAAGTTGGCGAGAGAGGCCCACGACTATCTGCTCAAGCGCTCCATCGTCAATGCGACCTTCGATTACTGGGCGCGCCAGACCACGCGCTATCCCGGCCTCAAGTAG
- a CDS encoding c-type cytochrome, with translation MPNAAKKQAGAGAASTPAVASAQAAGSANGNANATPGASSADAPGVHDAGPGKPPRFVPPLASSIPDNEFGKEVRLGEQIFLHTPEMAPKFVGNKLNCASCHLDAGRRPDSAPMWAAYVIYPAYRAKNGHVNAMAERLQGCFRFSMDGKAPAADDPIMTALQTYMFWLASKAPTGVKLAGQGYPKLPPPPQKADYVRGEAVFGQFCATCHGAQGEGQKQDGHWVFPALWGPDSYNWGAGMHQLGNAAGFILANMPLSQAGLLTAQQAWDVAYFMNAHERPQDPRFKESVAATRKRYHDGADSLYGLEINGHVLGSDSPPAAAHLQKEGS, from the coding sequence CTGCCGAATGCCGCCAAGAAGCAAGCCGGGGCCGGTGCGGCATCCACGCCGGCCGTCGCTTCCGCGCAAGCGGCCGGCTCGGCCAACGGCAATGCGAACGCAACGCCGGGCGCCAGCTCGGCCGATGCCCCCGGCGTTCACGACGCCGGGCCCGGCAAACCACCGCGTTTCGTCCCGCCGCTGGCGTCCAGCATCCCCGACAACGAATTCGGCAAGGAAGTGCGCCTGGGCGAGCAGATCTTCCTGCATACGCCCGAGATGGCACCCAAGTTCGTCGGCAACAAGCTGAACTGCGCCAGTTGCCACCTGGACGCCGGCCGCCGGCCCGACTCGGCCCCGATGTGGGCGGCATACGTCATCTATCCCGCCTACCGCGCCAAGAACGGCCACGTGAACGCGATGGCCGAGCGCCTGCAGGGCTGCTTCCGTTTCAGCATGGACGGCAAGGCCCCCGCCGCGGACGACCCGATAATGACGGCCTTGCAAACGTATATGTTCTGGCTGGCCTCGAAGGCGCCCACCGGCGTGAAGCTCGCCGGCCAGGGCTATCCAAAGCTGCCGCCGCCCCCGCAGAAGGCCGACTACGTACGCGGCGAAGCGGTTTTCGGGCAGTTCTGCGCCACCTGCCATGGCGCGCAGGGCGAAGGGCAGAAGCAGGACGGCCATTGGGTATTCCCGGCCTTGTGGGGTCCGGACTCGTACAACTGGGGCGCGGGCATGCACCAACTGGGCAATGCGGCCGGCTTCATCCTGGCCAACATGCCGCTCTCGCAAGCGGGCCTGCTCACCGCGCAACAGGCCTGGGACGTCGCGTATTTCATGAACGCGCACGAGCGTCCCCAGGATCCCCGTTTCAAGGAATCGGTCGCGGCCACGCGCAAGCGTTATCACGACGGAGCCGACTCGCTCTACGGATTGGAAATCAACGGCCACGTCCTGGGCAGCGACTCGCCGCCTGCCGCCGCCCATTTGCAAAAGGAGGGGTCGTGA
- a CDS encoding LysR family transcriptional regulator, which produces MPDVIAHERDELPGDNVPGESDRRLRYFMTIAALGSMSKAADELGISQPSLSRQISVLETYLGQPVFERTGRGVVLTSVGEELYWATASGFKLIDDAVAKVRDMNTVIRGSLKIAAVHTLTYYLLGDLVSVVAHEGHGANLQLMGRSSPEVVDLVASGKAELGFVYDSAVAVSGLTSIDLFEDEMCLIVRAEHESRDTVDIWNERQRLVVFPAHYALRKMLQHAKLDYVASAETDTVDAALEMVSAGMGTCLLPSRIPDRLLADYKLRKVAIAGPQLARKVVAIHKEGRRLSPLAALALGIAHRLSRRAPE; this is translated from the coding sequence ATGCCGGACGTGATTGCCCATGAACGCGACGAGCTTCCCGGCGACAATGTGCCGGGCGAGTCCGACCGCCGCTTGCGGTATTTCATGACGATCGCCGCGCTCGGTTCGATGTCGAAAGCCGCTGATGAGCTGGGTATTTCGCAGCCCAGCCTGAGCCGGCAGATTTCCGTCCTGGAGACCTATCTCGGTCAGCCCGTCTTCGAGCGCACGGGGCGCGGCGTGGTTCTCACGAGCGTCGGCGAGGAGCTTTATTGGGCGACCGCGTCGGGTTTCAAGCTTATCGACGATGCCGTGGCCAAGGTCCGGGATATGAACACGGTCATACGCGGCTCCCTGAAGATCGCCGCGGTCCATACACTGACGTATTACCTGCTCGGCGATCTGGTGTCCGTCGTCGCCCATGAAGGGCATGGCGCGAATCTGCAGTTGATGGGGCGCAGTTCCCCTGAAGTCGTCGACCTCGTCGCCTCGGGGAAAGCCGAACTGGGGTTCGTCTACGATTCCGCCGTCGCGGTTTCCGGCCTGACCTCGATCGATCTTTTCGAGGACGAGATGTGCCTGATCGTGCGCGCGGAACACGAATCCCGGGACACGGTCGATATATGGAACGAGCGGCAGCGGCTGGTGGTGTTTCCCGCTCACTACGCGCTGCGCAAGATGTTGCAGCACGCCAAGCTCGATTATGTCGCCTCGGCCGAGACGGATACCGTGGACGCCGCGCTCGAGATGGTCTCGGCCGGCATGGGCACCTGTCTGCTGCCCAGCCGGATTCCCGACCGGCTGCTGGCGGACTACAAGCTGCGCAAGGTCGCCATCGCCGGACCGCAACTGGCCAGAAAGGTGGTGGCGATACACAAGGAGGGCCGGCGCCTCTCGCCGCTCGCCGCCTTGGCCCTGGGCATCGCCCATCGATTGTCGCGGCGCGCACCTGAATAA
- a CDS encoding alcohol dehydrogenase catalytic domain-containing protein: MKQTYRAMQVRSADALEMVERDIPAPGFGEVVLDVEACGVCGADAADIANADPSLPFPRVPGHEVVGRIRALGQGVPPLWKLGQRVGVGRLGGPCHACPECRKGLFQLCLNQPVVGSSCDGGYAEAMVARASGLVSIPAELDAEEAAPILCAGIATFNALKKCGAQAGDLVAIFGIGGLGHMAVQYARKMGFNVAAIGRGADIAGDAAALGAHTYIDTHVADPVDALKAMGGAQAIVSTVADNGATARLVGALAPGGRLTILAPGKDAATLPTGLMVRGERSVAGSITGSPYENERALQFSVLAGIRPSIEIVPLAQANAALQRMKSGKAKFRVVLTMAR, encoded by the coding sequence ATGAAACAAACTTATCGCGCGATGCAGGTCCGGTCCGCCGACGCCCTGGAGATGGTGGAGCGCGACATCCCGGCGCCCGGCTTCGGCGAGGTCGTCCTGGACGTCGAGGCCTGCGGCGTTTGCGGCGCGGACGCCGCGGATATCGCCAATGCCGACCCGTCGCTCCCTTTTCCCCGTGTGCCGGGCCATGAAGTGGTGGGACGGATCCGGGCCCTGGGCCAGGGGGTTCCGCCCCTCTGGAAACTGGGGCAACGCGTCGGCGTAGGCCGCCTGGGCGGCCCCTGCCACGCTTGCCCGGAATGCAGGAAAGGCCTGTTTCAGCTTTGCTTGAACCAGCCCGTGGTCGGATCCTCTTGCGACGGCGGCTATGCCGAAGCCATGGTGGCCCGCGCCAGCGGGCTGGTTTCCATCCCGGCGGAGTTGGACGCCGAGGAGGCCGCTCCCATACTCTGCGCCGGCATCGCCACCTTCAATGCCTTGAAAAAATGCGGCGCGCAGGCCGGAGACCTTGTCGCCATCTTCGGTATCGGCGGCCTGGGACACATGGCCGTTCAATACGCCCGCAAGATGGGTTTCAACGTGGCGGCCATCGGCCGCGGCGCCGACATTGCCGGAGATGCCGCGGCCTTGGGCGCGCACACCTACATCGACACGCACGTCGCCGACCCGGTGGATGCCCTGAAAGCCATGGGCGGCGCGCAAGCCATCGTCAGCACGGTCGCCGACAACGGGGCGACGGCCAGGCTGGTCGGCGCCCTGGCTCCCGGCGGACGGCTGACCATCCTGGCGCCCGGCAAGGACGCGGCCACGCTTCCGACCGGCCTGATGGTGCGCGGCGAGCGATCGGTCGCCGGATCGATCACCGGATCGCCCTACGAAAACGAGCGGGCGCTGCAATTCTCCGTCCTCGCGGGCATCCGGCCCAGCATAGAAATCGTGCCGCTGGCGCAGGCCAACGCGGCGTTGCAGCGCATGAAATCCGGCAAGGCGAAATTCCGCGTGGTCCTGACCATGGCGCGCTGA
- the truA gene encoding tRNA pseudouridine(38-40) synthase TruA — MPRIALGVAYDGSAWNGWQTQPHGRTVQDTLEAALAQFADRPVATICAGRTDTGVHAAMQVVHLDTDAQRRDESWVRGVNALLPPSIAVRWARVVQDDFHARFSAASRTYVYLLINDRVRSPLWAGRAGWCFQPLDIEAMRQAAACLIGEHDFSSFRSSQCQARHPVRVMHRLDIATQGDLIVVTLRANAFLHHMVRNLMGALLQVGQGRKPAAWMAELLAARDRTQGAPTFMPDGLYLAAIEYPERFALGELDGTRLILPSVS, encoded by the coding sequence ATGCCGCGTATTGCATTAGGCGTGGCGTACGACGGGTCCGCCTGGAACGGCTGGCAGACCCAGCCGCATGGGCGGACCGTGCAGGACACGCTGGAGGCGGCGCTCGCGCAATTCGCCGACCGTCCGGTCGCCACGATATGCGCGGGCCGCACCGATACGGGCGTGCACGCAGCCATGCAGGTCGTGCATCTGGACACGGACGCGCAGCGGCGCGATGAGTCCTGGGTGCGGGGCGTCAATGCGCTGCTGCCGCCCAGCATCGCGGTGCGCTGGGCGCGCGTGGTGCAGGACGATTTCCATGCGCGTTTCTCGGCGGCCAGTCGCACCTATGTCTATCTGCTGATCAACGATCGCGTGCGTTCGCCCTTGTGGGCCGGGCGCGCGGGCTGGTGCTTCCAGCCGCTGGACATCGAGGCGATGCGCCAGGCGGCCGCCTGCCTGATAGGCGAGCACGACTTCAGCAGCTTCCGCTCGTCGCAGTGCCAGGCCAGGCATCCGGTGCGTGTCATGCATCGCCTGGACATTGCCACGCAGGGCGACCTCATCGTGGTCACGCTGCGCGCCAACGCCTTTCTGCACCATATGGTTCGCAACCTCATGGGCGCGTTATTGCAAGTCGGCCAGGGGCGCAAGCCGGCGGCGTGGATGGCCGAACTGCTGGCCGCGCGCGATCGCACGCAGGGCGCGCCGACCTTCATGCCCGACGGCCTGTACCTGGCGGCCATCGAGTATCCCGAACGCTTCGCGCTGGGCGAACTGGACGGGACTCGGCTGATCCTGCCGTCGGTGTCCTGA
- a CDS encoding phosphoribosylanthranilate isomerase: MRTRIKFCGMTRSEDVAAAVAAGADAIGMIFYPKSKRCIDVAQAARLRRAVPAFVDVVALVVNAAEEDVRRIIGEVGPDLLQFHGDETPADCRLYGHRYLRALRVGGPGADSAAALAATCATYGDAAGWLFDSYTPGFGGSGLAFDHHLLDDVRKASAAAACNAIGAVDGADAASTGAPSRVSVPLILSGGLTPGNVEAAVRTVRPYAVDVSSGVESAPGIKVHDKMRAFVDAVRRADEA; encoded by the coding sequence ATGCGCACCCGCATCAAATTCTGCGGCATGACCCGCTCCGAAGACGTCGCCGCCGCGGTCGCGGCCGGTGCTGACGCCATCGGCATGATCTTCTATCCCAAGAGCAAGCGCTGCATCGACGTCGCGCAGGCAGCCCGCTTGCGCCGCGCGGTGCCCGCTTTCGTCGACGTGGTGGCCTTGGTGGTCAACGCTGCCGAGGAGGACGTTCGCCGCATCATCGGCGAAGTGGGTCCGGACCTGCTGCAATTCCATGGCGACGAGACGCCGGCCGACTGCCGTCTGTATGGCCATCGCTACCTGCGCGCGCTGCGCGTGGGCGGCCCGGGCGCGGACAGCGCCGCCGCGCTCGCCGCCACCTGCGCGACGTATGGCGACGCCGCGGGCTGGCTGTTCGACAGCTATACGCCGGGCTTCGGCGGCAGCGGCCTGGCCTTCGATCATCATCTGCTCGACGACGTGCGGAAGGCCTCGGCGGCCGCTGCGTGCAACGCGATCGGAGCGGTGGATGGCGCGGACGCCGCCTCCACCGGCGCCCCATCGCGCGTGTCCGTGCCATTGATTCTCTCGGGCGGCTTGACGCCCGGCAACGTCGAAGCCGCGGTGCGCACCGTGCGTCCCTATGCGGTCGACGTCAGCAGTGGCGTGGAAAGCGCCCCGGGCATCAAAGTCCATGATAAGATGCGCGCCTTCGTCGATGCGGTGCGCCGCGCCGACGAAGCGTGA
- a CDS encoding ATP-binding protein yields MKRALSLRARLMLMIGLSLVVLWAGFSAWMLANSRNELRAALDDRLAASAKMVAGLITRLPDGTMVDGPSDWVNPFSGSGMACSISQIRDGIAVRVISHSANSPVLGRLKDGFDMVDYGGERWRTYSIEHNGMRVTTADRVALRKSLVHEIATSIVVPFCVALAGALLALRMGIAWGLAPLERLRRVLEARTPGSDAVLPALRIPAELAPFQDTLNNLLRRVHDAFNRERQFTDAAAHELRTPLAAMKVHMQVADLALEKNQDIAVVREAIHEARTGADRMQELLDQLLELARIDCGARAGEATGVAQALRAVLNALPAAQQRRLDVDMHCTDAQAADMPEPLLVSALSNIVQNAMRHTPATARVELRVKEIAGDIEFQVLDAGPGMSRAQCAEAVRRFWRGNTASEGSGLGLAIVKAIADCHGGELSLTPRPEGGLCVRLTIRGTNAAARG; encoded by the coding sequence ATGAAGCGCGCCCTGAGCCTGCGGGCGCGCCTGATGCTCATGATCGGCCTTTCCCTGGTCGTCCTGTGGGCCGGATTTTCCGCCTGGATGCTGGCCAACTCGCGCAATGAACTGCGCGCGGCGCTGGACGACAGGCTCGCGGCGTCGGCAAAAATGGTCGCGGGGCTCATCACGCGGCTGCCGGACGGAACGATGGTGGACGGCCCTTCGGATTGGGTCAATCCGTTCTCAGGCAGCGGCATGGCGTGCTCCATCAGCCAGATCCGGGATGGCATTGCCGTGCGCGTGATTTCCCATTCGGCGAACAGCCCGGTGCTGGGGCGGTTGAAAGACGGTTTCGACATGGTGGACTATGGAGGGGAGCGTTGGCGCACCTACTCCATCGAACATAACGGCATGCGCGTGACGACGGCCGATCGCGTGGCCTTGCGCAAGTCCCTGGTCCACGAGATCGCCACCTCCATCGTCGTGCCCTTCTGCGTCGCGCTCGCGGGCGCCCTGCTCGCCTTGCGCATGGGAATCGCGTGGGGCCTGGCCCCGCTGGAACGTCTTCGACGCGTCCTCGAGGCGCGCACGCCCGGCAGCGACGCCGTCCTGCCCGCGCTCAGGATACCCGCCGAACTGGCGCCCTTCCAGGACACGCTGAACAACCTGCTGCGCCGCGTCCACGATGCGTTCAACCGGGAGCGTCAATTCACCGACGCCGCCGCGCATGAGCTGCGCACGCCCCTGGCGGCCATGAAGGTGCATATGCAGGTCGCGGATCTCGCGCTCGAAAAGAACCAGGATATCGCCGTCGTGCGAGAAGCGATTCACGAGGCGCGGACCGGCGCCGACCGGATGCAGGAGCTGCTCGACCAACTGCTCGAACTCGCCCGCATCGACTGCGGCGCCCGCGCCGGCGAAGCGACCGGCGTTGCCCAGGCGCTGCGCGCCGTCCTCAATGCCCTGCCGGCGGCCCAGCAACGCCGCCTGGACGTCGACATGCATTGCACGGACGCGCAAGCGGCGGACATGCCGGAACCGCTGCTGGTCTCCGCCTTGAGCAATATCGTGCAGAACGCCATGCGGCATACCCCGGCAACCGCCAGGGTCGAATTGCGGGTCAAGGAAATAGCGGGCGACATCGAATTCCAGGTGCTGGATGCCGGGCCCGGCATGTCGCGGGCGCAGTGCGCCGAGGCGGTGCGACGCTTCTGGCGCGGCAACACCGCGTCCGAGGGCAGCGGCCTGGGCCTGGCCATCGTCAAGGCCATCGCGGATTGCCACGGTGGCGAACTGAGCTTGACGCCACGCCCCGAGGGCGGCTTGTGCGTCCGCCTGACCATACGGGGGACGAACGCCGCCGCCCGCGGATAG
- a CDS encoding MBL fold metallo-hydrolase produces the protein MEVAARRPVVTAFFDEATCTVSYVVRDPASRHCAVIDSVMDFDPASGRASTVAADRILAFIESEGLQPQWLLETHVHADHLSAAPYLRQRAGGRLAMGREIRTVQAHFGRLFNEGSAFARDGSQFDALFQDGDRFAVGDMAAMALHVPGHTPACMAYVIGDAVFPGDTLFMPDYGTARCDFPGGDARALYRSIRRLMRLPHETRLFLCHDYKAEGRAEYAWETTVSAQRVTNVHVRDGVGEEAFVSMRNERDATLSMPRLLLPAIQVNMRAGRFPPKEDNGMSYLKLPIRMDKSGPRRRVSRPRER, from the coding sequence ATGGAGGTTGCTGCCCGCCGTCCCGTGGTTACCGCCTTTTTCGATGAGGCGACCTGCACCGTAAGCTATGTCGTGCGCGATCCCGCCTCCCGTCATTGCGCGGTGATCGACAGCGTGATGGATTTCGACCCTGCGTCGGGTCGGGCGTCCACGGTTGCGGCGGACAGGATTCTTGCATTTATCGAGTCGGAAGGCTTGCAGCCGCAATGGCTGTTGGAAACGCACGTCCATGCCGATCATCTGTCGGCGGCGCCTTATCTGCGGCAGCGCGCCGGCGGCCGCTTGGCCATGGGCCGGGAGATCCGCACGGTGCAGGCGCACTTCGGCCGGCTATTCAACGAAGGCTCGGCCTTCGCCCGCGACGGCAGCCAGTTCGACGCGCTGTTCCAGGACGGCGACCGCTTTGCAGTAGGGGACATGGCGGCGATGGCGCTGCACGTGCCGGGCCATACGCCGGCCTGCATGGCCTACGTGATCGGCGACGCGGTCTTTCCGGGGGACACTCTGTTCATGCCGGATTACGGCACCGCGCGTTGCGATTTCCCCGGCGGCGATGCGCGCGCGCTGTACCGGTCGATACGGCGCCTGATGCGCCTGCCGCACGAAACGCGGCTCTTTCTCTGCCACGACTACAAGGCGGAAGGGCGCGCGGAGTATGCCTGGGAGACGACGGTGTCCGCGCAGCGCGTGACGAACGTGCACGTGCGGGATGGCGTGGGCGAGGAGGCTTTCGTGTCCATGCGCAATGAAAGGGATGCAACCTTGTCCATGCCCAGGCTGCTGTTGCCCGCCATTCAAGTGAATATGCGGGCAGGCCGGTTTCCTCCCAAGGAAGACAACGGCATGAGTTATCTGAAGTTGCCGATCCGAATGGACAAGTCCGGACCTCGCCGCCGCGTATCCAGGCCGCGAGAACGGTAA
- the dsbG gene encoding thiol:disulfide interchange protein DsbG produces METTNYASTTTSAVRNRYARATTAVAAVLSLTLAGVSIHAASAEIEKPAVLKTIEKEGITIVGNVLPAPKGMTGWAGYQGTQPLAFYVAPDGQVIVGTVFNAKGEDMTRGPLQSAVSDAMSRGIWGQLEKSRWIADGKATAPRVVYVFTDANCPYCNLFWNAARPWVDSGKVQLRHVMVGIITPTSQAKAAALLASADPAQALFQHEKDNTEARKAARPAGMKPLESGVKPLVDIPPAIKQSLNANLELMMNMGIRGTPGVVWRDEKGNVRVHPGVPQDLAEIFGPA; encoded by the coding sequence ATGGAAACGACAAATTATGCCTCCACGACGACTTCCGCGGTGCGCAACCGGTATGCGCGCGCGACCACGGCCGTGGCGGCCGTATTGAGCCTGACGCTGGCCGGCGTGTCGATTCATGCCGCTTCGGCGGAAATCGAGAAGCCGGCCGTCCTCAAGACCATCGAGAAAGAGGGCATCACCATCGTCGGCAACGTGCTGCCCGCGCCGAAGGGCATGACGGGCTGGGCGGGCTACCAGGGCACGCAACCCCTGGCCTTCTACGTGGCGCCTGACGGCCAGGTCATCGTGGGAACGGTATTCAATGCGAAGGGCGAGGACATGACGCGCGGCCCGCTGCAATCCGCGGTGAGCGACGCCATGTCGCGCGGGATCTGGGGGCAGCTCGAGAAAAGCCGCTGGATCGCCGACGGCAAGGCGACGGCCCCCAGGGTCGTCTATGTCTTCACGGACGCGAACTGTCCCTATTGCAATCTGTTCTGGAACGCCGCCCGGCCCTGGGTCGATAGCGGCAAGGTGCAGTTGCGCCACGTCATGGTGGGCATCATCACGCCCACCAGCCAGGCCAAGGCGGCCGCATTGCTTGCTTCCGCCGATCCCGCCCAGGCGCTTTTCCAGCACGAGAAGGACAACACCGAGGCCAGGAAGGCGGCGCGGCCGGCGGGGATGAAGCCGCTGGAGTCCGGCGTCAAGCCGCTGGTGGACATTCCGCCGGCCATCAAGCAGAGCCTGAACGCAAACCTGGAACTCATGATGAATATGGGAATCCGCGGCACGCCCGGCGTCGTCTGGCGCGACGAAAAGGGAAATGTGCGGGTGCATCCGGGCGTGCCGCAGGATCTCGCCGAGATATTCGGGCCGGCGTGA
- a CDS encoding flavin monoamine oxidase family protein, translating into MPGIAIVGAGLSGLYAAYLLQESGHTDYVVLEARPVLGGRIASLTLDEPAPPADRLAPSPAARRFDLGPTWFWPSYQPALSHLIDALQLGRHAQYEAGETVVEPAQGAPRRVPGMAGWPTSMRLADGMGSLIDALSGKLEAGKIHADRRVTAVRRDGAAVDIEARDAQGAPSRYRADIVLLALPPRLAAATIAFEPALPADLEDTWRDTQTWMAPHAKYLAVYDRPFWREQGLSGAVRSARGPMAEIHDAASPGGKAALFGFVGVGSEWSPNYPGYLAGAVEAVTLGLDALLRKAGESAACPR; encoded by the coding sequence ATGCCCGGCATCGCAATCGTCGGAGCGGGCCTGAGCGGCCTGTATGCCGCCTATCTCCTGCAAGAAAGCGGCCATACGGACTACGTCGTGCTCGAGGCCCGCCCCGTCCTGGGCGGCCGCATCGCCTCCCTGACGCTGGACGAGCCGGCGCCTCCGGCCGACCGCCTCGCACCCTCCCCCGCCGCGCGGCGCTTCGACCTGGGTCCGACCTGGTTCTGGCCGTCCTACCAGCCCGCGTTGTCGCATCTCATCGACGCCCTGCAACTCGGACGCCATGCGCAGTATGAGGCCGGCGAAACCGTCGTCGAACCCGCGCAAGGCGCGCCGCGACGCGTGCCGGGCATGGCCGGCTGGCCGACGTCCATGCGCCTGGCGGACGGCATGGGCAGCCTGATCGATGCGCTGTCCGGCAAGCTGGAAGCCGGAAAAATACACGCGGACCGCCGCGTCACGGCCGTTCGCCGCGACGGCGCGGCTGTCGATATCGAAGCGCGCGACGCGCAAGGCGCGCCGTCGCGCTATCGAGCGGACATCGTCCTGCTTGCCCTGCCGCCGCGCCTGGCCGCCGCCACCATCGCTTTCGAACCCGCGCTTCCCGCCGACCTCGAAGATACTTGGCGCGACACGCAGACCTGGATGGCGCCGCACGCCAAATACCTGGCCGTATACGACCGCCCGTTCTGGCGCGAACAAGGCCTGTCGGGGGCTGTCCGCAGCGCGCGCGGCCCCATGGCGGAGATCCACGATGCCGCCTCGCCCGGAGGCAAGGCGGCCTTGTTCGGCTTCGTCGGCGTCGGCAGCGAATGGTCCCCGAACTATCCGGGCTATCTCGCGGGCGCGGTCGAAGCCGTAACGCTGGGCCTGGACGCGCTCTTGCGCAAAGCCGGCGAAAGCGCCGCCTGCCCGCGCTGA